The genomic DNA ATCCCCAGCACCATTCCAACTTCTGGCCGATCTGCCGGGCCGGCCGTGCCCGATGGCCGCCGCGCTGGAAGTCGTCGGAGAACGGTGGGCATTGCTCGTGGTGCGCGAACTGTGGCTGGGGAGCTACCGGTTCGGTCAGATCGTCACCGGAACTGGCGCCCCGCGTGACCGCGTCGCCGCCCGCCTGCAAACCCTTGAGCAAGCACGCATCGTCGAGCGACGACGCTACCAAACCACGCCGGAGCGCTACGAATACCA from Nevskia ramosa DSM 11499 includes the following:
- a CDS encoding winged helix-turn-helix transcriptional regulator; its protein translation is MAAALEVVGERWALLVVRELWLGSYRFGQIVTGTGAPRDRVAARLQTLEQARIVERRRYQTTPERYEYHLTEAGRALIPILKSLLAWGREYAISSDDPLRDRASAGCIGRSVSNN